Genomic window (Salvelinus namaycush isolate Seneca chromosome 10, SaNama_1.0, whole genome shotgun sequence):
AACAATAAGTATTGAGCTCTGACTGACTTAACTAGTTGTGGTAGTTACAGCTCTGACTGACTTAACTAGTTGTGGTAGTTACAGCTCTGACTGATTGAACTAGTTGTGGTAGTTACAGCTCTGACTGATTGAACTAGTTGTGGTAGCTACAGCTCTGACTGAACTAGTTGTGGTAGCTACAGctctgactgactgaactagttgtggtagttacagctctgactgactgaactagttGTAGTAGTTACAGctctgactgactgaactagttgtggtagttacagctctgactgactgaactagttGTAGTAGTTACAGctctgactgactgaactagttgtggtagttacagctctgactgactgaactagttgtggtagttacagctctgactgactgaactagttGTGGTAGTTACAGCTCTGACTGACTTAACTAGTTGTGGTAGTTACTTTTCTGACTGACTTAACTAGTTGTGGTAGTTACAGCTCTGACTGAACTAGTTGTGGTAGTTACAGCTCTGACTGATTGAACTAGTTGTGGTAGCTACAGCTCTGACTGAACTAGTTGTGGTAGCTACAGCTTTGACTGAACTactggtagcagtagtagttacATGGGATTTGAGCTGAAAAGACACTTCAAGGCAATAAGGAAGGAGAAATAGCAGTTTGTGTGGGAGTGAGTGACGTTTGATCTCATCCTCACATTTCCTCCTCCCTCTACAGCCAATTAAGTCATTataaggaaaacatttggttaatatcgtcatcatcatcattaatttGTGAATAATGCCAAATAACTAGGCCACGGATGAGAGACACGATTGAGACATTTCTCATTTACTGTAGCTGTGAAGCAGATGCTGTCAGACTAGTGTTTGAATAGATGATCTGTCGTAGGCCATTGTCAGTAACAATCATCCACGGTACACCTGCCTGCTGTGCCTCTGGAACACACTGGCTTGGTttctgtgtttgtttcacctttgATACAGGCTAACAACTTAATAGATCTGAGTGGCTTCCTCTATTTCCCCATCTCTGATCAAAAAGTGCTGAACATGTGAAAGCAAATTCCCAGCAGGCAACTAACATCTTGCTTTGACCTGTCCTTCCtttttcagatcagtgcagatgaaggaaaggagacaaagAGCTAAGACCGCGTTAgtaagactattgagatgcagcctttGTTGGGTCAGTGGCCATCATGGTGCATGACTTTGGTCTCACTAGACACGTTAATCCTTATGGGACGGTTTTATCAGACAGAGCTACTTTGAAGTAGAGAAGCGGCTCATGTCAGTATCAATGGAACTGTGTAATTTCAAACTGTAAGGAAGTGCTCCGAACGACTTGACCTTTTGATGTTCTATCACTGCACTGCTTAGTTACGAATGCTTAGAATGCTTGTGAAACGAGAGCAGAGGGAATTTTGTTAATGAAACATTGTTTGGGACAGTTGTCTAAATCCAGTCTCTAAAGCAGTGTTACTTTACAGTATTGGTTTGATGGGATAGCCTGACGGGGGAGGGGTAGCCTCATCGTTGAACTGAACAGTAAACAGTGGATGAGGTGAGATGTACTGTACACCTACTACCAGTATGTAGAACCCTTCCCTTTATGCCGTCCTAACTAAATAAAACATCTCCATAACAGCCTCACTAACTGACCAGACATCATGTGCTCTTCCAATGTACCACTGTACAAAAAAAATAAGTTTTCTTTTCAAGAAAAATATGATACTGAGAAATGGGATTATTTATTTCTTTTAATTTATTTTGTCATATTTTTGTAAGATCTGAAATATAGATAATAAAACAATTTTAAATTGAAATGTGTTATTATTGTTTACACACTAATataaaagtgtgaaacaaatttACAATTTACATTGTTTCAATAACATGACAACGGACATTACTTTTTAATCACTGCTTTTATTGGAGCGAAGCTGAAAATAAAGTTTTACCTAATATACAATAAAACAGGGTGAGGCATAGAGTGGATATTCAGAACAGTCTAGTCTAGCAGAAGCATAGAGTGGATATTCAGAACAGTCTAGTCTAGCAGAAGCATAGAGTGGATATTCAGAACAGTCTAGTCTAGCAGAAGCATAGAGTGGATATTCAGAACAGTCTAGTCTAGCAGAAGCATAGAGTGGATATTCAGAACAGTCTAGTCTAGCAGAAGCATAGAGTGGATATTCAGAACAGTCTAGTCTAGCAGAAGCATAGAGTGGATAGTCAGAACAGTCTAGTCTAGCAGAAGCACAGAGTGGATAGTCAGAACAGTCTAGTCTAGCAGAAGAGTACAGCATGTCTTTACGCTTCAATGGCAGGTACAGTGGGAAACTCACATCGATTGCAGCATCTGGAGCTGAGGGAAAAATAGACTTGCCGTGACTTTGTTGGGCAGCGTAAACACTAACAAATGTCTGGGGCCTGTTCAGAAGGGTCCTACATAAAAGTGCAAGGAAATGTATAATATAGAGCAGATACTACTCATGTCAGCTCTtttcattacatttctatctgcagcATTCTGAATAAACTCCAGAATTCAGTGTAGTATTGTACAGTAGTACAACACCAGTACAAGCTGAATCTCTGGAACAAGGCAGGATGGCGACTGCACCTTTCTGTTCATGCATTCCATGGCAGTGGTCTGTTACTTATATACCAcaggagactgctgaggggaggacggcttataataatgcccggaacggagcaaatggaatggcatcaaacaaatAGAAATCATGTGTTTTATGTACttaataccattccactgattccattccagccattaccaagagcccatcctccccaattaaggtgccaccaacctcctgtggtacataTCCCTGTATCCTCTTCTCCACACAACCCCCCCAGGAAGTTGTCAAAAACAGACATGCAAGGCAAGATCACAACCATCAGGTGTCAGTGCTTCTCAACATTTACACAAAATACTTATTATAGCCATGTAGCCACATAGATTTATTTGACAAAAGTCAGATGCAATGTCATTTTCTTTAGAGAAATATAAAGCCTAGATCTTAATATCTAACAGCTGCCACTGACTATAGTATTTACACAGGTCTTCATACTGAATACAACATTCTCTCGCCACCCCTCATGTTGACATAGGCTTCTATTCTTTGCTCTACCTCTGCTATCACTTGGTTGTGCTGGTAAGGTGAGATCTTCACAAACATACATAATGAGTACATCGATTACAGAGTAAACAAATTCCATACAATTCTGGTAAAGTGTGTAGTCAACACCTGGTGACTAAAACAATTTGTCTTGCCATTCTATAATACCCTTTTAAACAGCATACATTGCCAGAAAGCTGCAAACATTCAAACTAAGCTAGTAAGCTGTTGAGTCACTTGTCATGTTATCCCTATTGACCAGTAGGAGGCAGTATATTAAAGAATTCAGTCCTAAAATGTACGGTAAAACAAGCCAGCACAAACTTCAAAAACACACAAATTCAGAACAGAATCATGGGAGATAATGCATATTGAACATTAACACAAGTCTGGGAGGTAGTTTCTTCCCCTGTTGTGGTGGCCGGGTTGTGGCAGGCAGCAGTTCACAATCACAATGTATACTTGGGTCTGCAGAAGCAAACTGTGGAAAGGTGTTGCAGTGCCCCCATGAGGCCAAGGCTGGGCAGTGAAGCTGAAAACAACACTGGATCTGACAGGAAGCTTTTTGCAAAAGgtaacaaaaaaaaagaaaaaaaatgtttagTCTTTCCCAAACCAGGGCGGACTCTTTCTCAGATTGTTTGTCTTCATGTCTGTCATGGTGGGCCTGTCCGTGTGCTTCCTCCACAGATGCACGCATccgtacacacacactcctaagAGTCCTCGTTCATCTCTTGGCTATCTGTCCTGGCGATTTTGCGTGGAGGTGCTggactccctccctctccttgtTCCTGTTCCCTCTTCTTCGCTGCGTTCTGTTCAACAGAGAGGGAAAATATAGTACTGTCACTCACTAAACTGAAAGCATGGACACACCCGATTGACAACCTGCTCCACAAAGTTGATGTTCCGTTTAAGAGTGAGCATGCTCCCAGTGCCCTGGTCTGTGACAGGTTACAACTGTTGCTGCACGACACCTTACATTCACACCTGGATAGCATCTATCTATTCAGTAACCCTCCCATCAACCTCACCTTTTTGTCCCAGTGATGATGAAGGTAGCGCAGGAGGATATTGGTTTTCTCTGTGACAATAACTGGTAAGTAAAAGAGAATTTTAAAACTCAGATTTCATCCCCCCCTCTCAAAACCATAGTTCTATTTCTAACAGTATATTTTTCCCAAGAaaagctaaataaataaaatgtccatGAAGTCTGTCCTCTCGACTAAGAATGGAGGTACTTACTCTGTTCTGAGGGGTACTCACGTGTCGGGAGGTACACGGACGGTCTTCGGTTCTGTAAACAGTAATTCATAGAGATTCAGATGGAGCAAGACTTATGTTCATCTCTTTCACTTTTACATGGAAAATGTTCTAATAGTCGGCGCTCACCGATGCTTTACACACAGAGTCTGCATGGAACCGACTGAAGTTGCTCTTGTTGTAAACTGGGAGACCCTTTAAGAAATCCGCCTTTGGAAAGAGAAAAGTATTCGGTTTGTGTTGTATGGGAAAAGGTGTAGGCTGAACCCAAACAGACAATTTTGCAGAGCATCTTCCATCCTGTAGCTCAGGGGTGACCAAGCCTCTTGCCCTGCAGGATGTCTAGGTTGACCTCTAGCTAAATATGAAGGATGCTCTATATCCCATTTGACAGCGTTTGGTTTAAACTAGACAAAGTGAGAAGCAAAGAACACTAACGTTCTGGAATACGTGTCCTCCAAGTCACCATGACATGGGTGGGGTACACCCCTGCCCTGCTCGAAACGGGGGGCTGATGCCATGGGTGGCTGACACTGGGCgttccctgtctgtctgtttggtgGATTCTTTTTGGCTAGCTAAGATACAAGCTAGCCAAGTATTCAATGGAAACATGAATGTTACCAAGAAGAAAGATAGCAAGCTAGATAACTAATTGAGATCATACGATTAAACAACTCAGATGAACAGCCACATGATAAGACCATGCATGACATTAGCTAGCATTAAGCTAACTAGCCAAGCTGCCATAACTAAGTTGTCAAGCTAGCTGCCTGCCTTCTCTTCACAAAATGTTTTGCCGTTAAGTTAGCTACCTTATCCATGGTTTTCCCTTTTTAGTGTCCCACGACGAGACGCCGACTGATATCTTGCAGATGGATGGATAATATggcaggtaacgttagctagccaaagCTAACTGTTTTGGCGAGCTAACAGTCGTTAGCTGGATAGTTAGCTAACTAGTTGCTCTCAAGCCTAGCCAACGTTTATGAAATCCTCCACATTCAGTTGTTATTGGAATCACGCTGTTGTAAACAGTCTTGGGTCCAATTACACCACCTATAATCATTAAACACACCGCATCAAGTAAAGTGAGGCTCATGGCCATAAATACATGTAAACTGCTTTGCTTCGTGGCTAACTCTTTAGCATGATGGTAGCATAAACGCTGCATACAGCTACAACCCTAGCATAACCATTGGCTATTAACCTATCCCATGTGATCTAAGACCACGATATATCGTATCGTAATTGGACAGAAAGCTGTCAATCATTTTTTTTCCCCCACCCAAAAACTTGCGATAGGTTGACAGATAATAGCAGGGAAGAATGGAAGTGATGCATCCAGTCGATTCCTTTCTCTCATTGATCTATTCTAACGTATATATGGAATGTGCTTTAACCCGTCCAGTTCTTTCTCACTAGTGCAAGGATACTGGACCTTAATGAGACATGGGTTTGCTTTGTAAGTAACCGCTCTCTATTGGCACTCTGCTTCACTGCTATTGTGTAAAGGCCATGGGAAATCCTACTTTTAATTACACATGTAGGTTAATAAACATGGTATACAGCTATCCCATAATACCGTTTAAATAAATTGATGTAGGGCCTATAACATGCAAATACAGCAAATGTATACACTTTATTTGAGACTTATGTAGCTGCTCAGTCTGTGATCATTTCTGTGGTAGGCCTATGTGTGAAACATGGCTCTGAATAGGCCGTTACCAGGGCATCATACTTCTGTCTCTGAGTGACTGCTGTTTTATGGAAGTCTGCCTGGTCTTGCCTTTCTGGCACCTGGATCCCCTGGTAACTGTTCCTTAGCAACAAACCCAATAGCAACTGCATCAGCCACAGTTGTCagctagaggaggatgaggagagaggaagatgggcGGTATTATGATTATGGAAACATGTAACATTTTCCCTATACACTTGTTTGGAAACCAATGGGATTTATTGGCTCTATCAGTTACAATTTCAAATGTGTTCCAGTGTAAATGGAAACAGCTAAGCAGTTTTTACTGAAATTGTACTTTTCAGGGACTGTTTATCAGGGACTGTTTACCCCTGTATCAGTTGTGTGTCAGCTAGGAGGTGAACAAAGTGTCACACATTGTTCCCAATGTATCATGTATAGGGTGCCATCTCCATGGAGACAGCTGGGTTGGTTCATTCACAGTGCAGCGCTGTAGGGAGAATATGACCTAGAAATTGATGTTAGACCTACACTTAATTATATGCGTCTTGCAGGGGTATATTTTGGAAGAGTTCTGCTCGCAA
Coding sequences:
- the dda1 gene encoding DET1- and DDB1-associated protein 1, whose amino-acid sequence is MDKADFLKGLPVYNKSNFSRFHADSVCKASNRRPSVYLPTREYPSEQIIVTEKTNILLRYLHHHWDKKNAAKKREQEQGEGGSPAPPRKIARTDSQEMNEDS